Genomic DNA from Deltaproteobacteria bacterium:
GAAAAGGGCGTCTCCGTGTTCATCCACCCAGGTCTCAGGGTCTGGTAACTGGTGGCGATCCATTGGCTATCAAGTTTCCGACCTTGTCGATATGCTCACAATTTGTTATTGTGACTCTACGAGAACGTCCTTGCTTTCGTTGTTTTCACTTCTAATCGAGGCCTGCGGCGCATTTTCTAGAAACTTAGCAGATTGAGGCCAACACTACAAGACTTGAATATAATTTAATCAGTATATTTAAGTATTTCAAGATCTAAGTTAGGAAAGACGTAAGATATTTTAGTAAAACTGCAATCCTAAACGTTAGTAACCGGAATATAGATGCTTAGTTTTGACAACATTCTACTATTTATTTATATACTGCCTTTATCAGGTCTTTTTATTTATGGCATCAATTGTTATTTCTTGATGATATATTATCGAGTCCACCTAGGAAAAGCAAAAGAGCGACATCAAAAATTACAAACCTCGTTTTATGAATATTTATCTCCATATGAGCTGCCTTTCGTTACTATTCAACTACCGGTTTTTAATGAACGTTATGTAATTAAAAGATTGATCGACTCTTCATGCAGGTTAGATTATCCTAAAAAAAAGCTTGAAATACAGGTTCTAGACGACTCCACTGATGACACCTTTCACCTGGCTCGTGCCTGTGTAGAAAGATTACAACAAGAAGGCTTTGATATTGTTCATTTGCATCGCCCGAACCGTACAGGTTACAAAGCGGGTGCTCTCAGGGATGGCCTGCATGTGGCAAAGGGCGAACTTATTGCCATCTTCGATGCCGATTTCGTCCCCAACCCTAATTTTCTCAAAGAAACGATCCCCTATTTTTCTCAACCACAAGTTGGCATGGTGCAGGCTCGCTGGGGGCATCTCAACCGCAACTACTCTCTGCTCACCAGGGCGCAGTCTATGGGAATCGATGGGCATTTTGGAGTAGAGCAGGCTGCCCGCGGCTGGGGTGGGCTGTTCATGAACTTCAATGGTACCGCAGGAATCTGGCGCAGGGCAGCCATCGAAGATGCCGGTGGCTGGCAGGCAGATACACTCACTGAAGATCTTGATTTGAGTTATCGGGCCCAACTGAAGGGCTGGAAGCTGGAGTTCGCTCCTGTTGTAAGCTGCCCAGCGGAACTGCCGGTGACAATAACTGCCTTCAAATCGCAACAATATCGCTGGGCCAAAGGTTCCATCCAAACCGCCAGGAAGAACCTGCACAAGGTGTGGCGGGCAAAACTTCCCCTGCTGGTGAAAATCCAGGCGACCCTCCATCTGACCCACTATCTGGTCCATCCCCTGATGATAATGGTAGTCCTCACCTCCATTCCCATGCTTTTCACCCACTGGTTTTTCTTGAGCATCTCTTACCCCTTATTGGTGTTCACTCTTTTCTGTTTAGCAACATTCGGCCCGTCTGCCATGTACGTCTACTCGCAACGCATCTTTTATCCCCGCTGGAAAAAAAATGTCAGGTATCTGCCTTTTCTCATGTGCCTGGGAACAGGCATCTCCGTAAACAACACCAAGGCCATCCTGGAAGCGCTTTTTGGCTTGCAGAGCAGTTTCATACGCACACCCAAGTATGGCATCGAACAGCGAAACGACAGCTGGTACGACAAGCTCTATTCTCTTCCCTTTGATTCTCTTTCCGTTTTTGAACTCTTGCTCGGCATGTATTCTCTCGCCGGCCTCCTTCTGTTTCTCCATTTCAGCAAGTATTTGATCAGTCCTTTTCTGCTGATTTATACTGCGGGCTTTTTTTATGTTTTTTCTCTGTCAGTGATTCATGCGAAAAAAAAGTAGAAAACGATTTCAAGCGCCGGATATGGCGTGCACAGGGATTGTACTTATTGGATTCGTTTCAGCTCCTGTATATATGTTCAATTTCAAATGGGGCAAACTGCTGCAGAATCTGGCGGGCAGTAATGTTCAGCCGACCGGCATCCATGTAGCCCTGCTGCAGCTGTGGTTTCTTATCCCATTTTACCTGCTCGCTGTTTTTGTGGTGTTTCGCAAACTGGCCCGACTCAGCCGCACTCCTGGGCTGACTATATTCGTCTTTATTGCAGCTGTCTTTTTCAGAATTTGTCTGCTTCCCACAACCCCTGTGCTCTCTTCGGATGTGTACCGCTATGTCTGGGACGGTCGTCTGCAAGAACACGGCATCAATCCCTATCTCCTTCCACCTGCTGCCAAGAAGCTCACTGCCTTAAGAGACCGGCAGATATACCCTCACATAAATCGCCGGGACCACCCTACCGTGTATCCGGCAGGCGCTCAGATCTTCTTTTTTCTTGCTCATGGCATTACCGGCGACAGCATTTATCGTCTGAAAGCAATCCTGGTAGCCTGCGATGTACTGACTCTTGTCTTGTTGCTTGGAATTTTGAGAGCATCCGGCCTCGAAGCAATAAGACTTCTGGTCTACGCCTGGAATCCTGTCGTCATCTATGAGATCGCCCACAGTGGTCATCTGGAAGCACTGATGATTCTGCTGGTTCTCCTGGCTTTCTACCTTGCGGCCAGGCACAGAAGCACACTCGCAGTGTTGAGT
This window encodes:
- a CDS encoding glycosyltransferase family 2 protein: MLSFDNILLFIYILPLSGLFIYGINCYFLMIYYRVHLGKAKERHQKLQTSFYEYLSPYELPFVTIQLPVFNERYVIKRLIDSSCRLDYPKKKLEIQVLDDSTDDTFHLARACVERLQQEGFDIVHLHRPNRTGYKAGALRDGLHVAKGELIAIFDADFVPNPNFLKETIPYFSQPQVGMVQARWGHLNRNYSLLTRAQSMGIDGHFGVEQAARGWGGLFMNFNGTAGIWRRAAIEDAGGWQADTLTEDLDLSYRAQLKGWKLEFAPVVSCPAELPVTITAFKSQQYRWAKGSIQTARKNLHKVWRAKLPLLVKIQATLHLTHYLVHPLMIMVVLTSIPMLFTHWFFLSISYPLLVFTLFCLATFGPSAMYVYSQRIFYPRWKKNVRYLPFLMCLGTGISVNNTKAILEALFGLQSSFIRTPKYGIEQRNDSWYDKLYSLPFDSLSVFELLLGMYSLAGLLLFLHFSKYLISPFLLIYTAGFFYVFSLSVIHAKKK